A genomic region of Colletotrichum destructivum chromosome 5, complete sequence contains the following coding sequences:
- a CDS encoding Putative 6-phosphogluconate dehydrogenase, NADP-binding, 6-phosphogluconate dehydrogenase, domain 2 gives MGLAMATNLQKHLSRTGGPNLNFYNRTKSRGEPLKDLGGVYNSLDELATNSDIIFMSLSDENAVKSVLDTLLEINDAACNFNRKVIVDTSTIRPDSSAKAQLRLKEKGAEYVTAPVIGTIPLATNGQLLWVLAGADAAIETINPYIVGVMGRGVVRLGTDVRLASILKAVANSLTIGMMEIVAEAHVFSEKAGLRTSDVEELIRQQIGPAGLLCSQRLTTGVYMPPRGEKPWSDINSALAGGKQIQDTATGFGVKLAISSLVSRHLEEAKAYGDAQGRELDVSAIYGALRMDSGLSFETDYVKRRDGLL, from the exons ATGGGTTTGGCCATGGCTACCAACCTACAAAAGCACCTCTCGCGAACGGGCGGGCCGAATCTCAACTTCTACAATCGAACCAAGTCTCGGGGCGAACCCCTGAAGGACTTGGGGGGGGTCTATAACAGTCTCGATGAGCTTGCTACCAACTCCGACATCATTTTCATGTCTCTGAGCGACGAAAATGCGGTAAAATCGGTTTTGGACACCCTTCTAGAGATAAATGATGCGGCCTGTAATTTCAACAGGAAGGTCATAGTGGACACTTCGACCATCCGTCCCGACTCTTCAGCCAAGGCGCAGTTGAGACTGAAAGAAAAGGGAGCCGAGTACGTTACGGCTCCAGTGATCGGTACCATTCCCCTCGCCACAAATGGCCAGCTTCTGTGGGTATTAGCAGGGGCGGATGCCGCTATCGAGACCATCAATCCATACATCGTTGGCGTGATGGGAAGAGGAGTTGTACGACTGGGAACCGATGTACGGCTTGCAAGCATACTAAAAGCCGTTGC AAACTCCCTCACGATCGGTATGATGGAAATAGTCGCAGAAGCCCACGTCTTTTCGGAAAAGGCCGGCCTACGAACCTCGGACGTGGAAGAACTGATCCGGCAGCAAATCGGACCGGCAGGACTTCTGTGCTCGCAACGGTTGACCACCGGGGTGTATATGCCTCCGCGGGGCGAGAAGCCATGGAGCGACATCAACTCCGCGCTGGCGGGCGGGAAACAAATCCAGGACACGGCGACGGGCTTCGGGGTGAAGCTCGCCATTTCATCGCTCGTCTCGAGACACTTGGAAGAGGCGAAAGCGTACGGCGACGCGCAGGGCCGAGAGCTTGACGTGTCCGCGATCTACGGGGCCTTGAGAATGGACTCTGGTCTCTCTTTCGAGACAGATTACGTGAAGAGAAGGGATGGTTTGCTGTGA